In Bacillus toyonensis BCT-7112, a single window of DNA contains:
- the spoVT gene encoding stage V sporulation protein T — translation MKATGIVRRIDDLGRVVIPKEIRRTLRIREGDPLEIFVDRDGEVILKKYSPISELGDFAKEYTEALYDSLGHNVLVCDRDSIIAVAGISKKEYLNKSVGDLIEKTMEERKSVIMTDESEISIIDGVTEKVSSYTIGPIVANGDPIGAVIIFSKEAIISEVEHKSVNTAASFLAKQMEQ, via the coding sequence ATGAAAGCAACTGGAATCGTACGTCGAATTGATGATTTAGGCAGGGTAGTAATCCCGAAGGAAATTCGTAGAACTTTACGTATTCGAGAAGGAGACCCACTAGAAATATTTGTTGATCGCGATGGAGAAGTAATTTTGAAGAAATATTCTCCGATTAGTGAATTAGGGGATTTTGCAAAAGAATATACGGAAGCTTTATACGATAGCTTAGGACATAATGTGCTTGTATGTGATCGTGATTCTATTATCGCAGTAGCAGGCATATCTAAAAAAGAATACTTAAATAAAAGTGTTGGCGATTTAATTGAGAAGACAATGGAAGAGCGTAAGTCTGTAATTATGACGGACGAAAGCGAAATTTCAATTATTGATGGAGTAACAGAAAAAGTTAGCTCCTATACAATTGGCCCGATTGTTGCGAATGGGGATCCAATTGGAGCTGTTATTATCTTCTCTAAAGAGGCTATTATAAGTGAAGTAGAGCATAAGTCAGTAAATACAGCAGCGAGCTTCTTAGCGAAGCAAATGGAGCAGTAA
- a CDS encoding putative polysaccharide biosynthesis protein, producing MEAKKYQAFWRGAIILTIASFITKVLSAFYRIPDQNIAGDVGFYIYQQIYPFYGFCLILATYGFPIIISKMVAERLERGKQKEAEEIICVSFWFLLGIGFIGFFTLFFGAETIASAMGDVHLYKLLRVISFSFILMPFLSVARGYFQGFNNMMPTAVSQVIEQTIRVSIIVFLSLFLIAHGFDLYTVGAGAMLGSIAGGLIGIIVLLLYMRHDFRAIFFKSLKRVGGKRRIVKILFWQGIAICVSNLVLIFIQMADSVSFYTLLIGAGEQAESAKVLKGVYDRSIPLMQLGTVVTTSFSLSLIPIITAAKERGDLAFIQEKVKLAMKITLVIGFAAAIGLTCIIQPTNIMLFENSDGSDVLSILSLSILFSSLSITTASILQGLGQTLKPAIFVVFGGCLKLVLNYMLMPHFGVKGAAIATLIALVVIALLNSVLLMQSVSGSLINKQKMFGIVISGISMGFVLIMFIRVLQMSGLVIDGNHRGIATFEALLGVAIGGLTYMFLILKLRVFTKEELGSVMKKEKKEGSLKKSG from the coding sequence ATGGAAGCGAAGAAGTATCAAGCCTTTTGGCGTGGGGCTATTATATTAACGATCGCAAGTTTTATTACAAAAGTATTAAGCGCTTTTTACCGTATTCCAGATCAAAACATAGCGGGAGATGTTGGTTTTTATATTTACCAACAAATTTATCCGTTTTATGGATTTTGTTTAATTTTAGCTACTTATGGATTCCCTATTATAATTTCAAAAATGGTTGCAGAAAGATTAGAAAGAGGAAAACAAAAAGAAGCAGAAGAAATAATTTGTGTATCTTTTTGGTTTTTATTAGGAATTGGCTTTATAGGGTTTTTCACATTGTTCTTTGGTGCCGAAACGATTGCATCGGCTATGGGTGATGTACACTTATATAAGTTATTACGTGTTATTTCATTTTCATTCATATTAATGCCATTCTTATCCGTAGCGAGAGGATATTTTCAAGGATTTAATAATATGATGCCGACGGCTGTTTCACAAGTAATTGAACAAACGATTCGTGTATCTATTATTGTCTTTTTATCACTATTCCTTATTGCTCACGGATTTGATCTATATACAGTCGGTGCAGGTGCTATGTTAGGTTCGATTGCAGGCGGGCTTATTGGGATTATCGTACTTTTACTTTATATGCGTCATGATTTTCGCGCCATTTTCTTTAAAAGCTTGAAGAGAGTTGGGGGAAAAAGAAGAATTGTTAAAATCCTTTTTTGGCAAGGAATAGCTATTTGTGTTAGTAATTTAGTCCTTATTTTTATACAAATGGCAGATTCGGTTTCCTTCTATACTTTACTCATTGGGGCAGGGGAACAGGCTGAAAGTGCAAAGGTACTAAAAGGTGTTTATGACAGAAGTATCCCTCTCATGCAATTAGGTACTGTCGTGACAACGTCTTTCTCATTGTCACTTATTCCGATTATTACAGCGGCAAAGGAAAGAGGAGATCTTGCTTTTATTCAAGAAAAGGTAAAGTTAGCGATGAAAATAACACTTGTTATTGGATTTGCAGCAGCCATCGGATTAACTTGCATTATTCAGCCTACAAATATTATGTTATTTGAGAATAGTGATGGGTCAGATGTGTTATCGATTTTATCTTTATCTATTTTATTTAGTTCATTGTCAATTACAACTGCTTCTATTTTACAAGGGCTGGGACAAACATTAAAACCAGCAATATTCGTTGTATTTGGAGGTTGTTTGAAGTTAGTTTTAAACTATATGTTAATGCCGCATTTTGGAGTTAAAGGAGCTGCGATTGCAACTTTAATTGCGCTTGTTGTAATTGCCTTGTTAAATAGTGTATTACTTATGCAATCTGTATCGGGGTCGCTTATTAATAAGCAGAAGATGTTCGGTATAGTTATTAGTGGTATCAGTATGGGATTTGTATTAATAATGTTTATTCGTGTGTTACAAATGTCTGGGTTGGTAATTGATGGGAATCATAGAGGAATCGCGACATTTGAAGCGTTGTTAGGTGTAGCTATTGGCGGATTGACATACATGTTTTTAATTTTAAAATTACGTGTATTTACAAAAGAAGAATTAGGATCCGTTATGAAAAAAGAGAAAAAAGAAGGTTCATTGAAGAAGAGTGGATAG
- the mazG gene encoding nucleoside triphosphate pyrophosphohydrolase, whose product MSGIITILGLGAGELDQLTMGVYRKIKVADHMFVRTKEHPVIEELEKEGIKYTAFDNIYEAHDTFEIVYETIANTLLEQAEGAEIIYAVPGHPLVAERTVQLLLEKGEVANVEVRIEGGQSFLDPMFASLKIDPIEGFQLIDATSFERGQLELRQHLIFCQVYDAFVASDVKLTLMEILPDDYEVYIVTAAGTSFEQVKKVPLYMLDHETELNNLTSVYVPPVQERASLYQQFDVLREIIADLRGPNGCPWDKKQTHQSLKKYLIEEAYEVLEAIDEEDDDHLVEELGDILLQVMLHAQIGEDEGWFSIDDIIRTLSEKMVRRHPHVFGNTDVNNAEEVIANWEGIKKQEKGFVKESVLTGIPKSLPQLMRAYEIQKKAGKVGFDWVDVQPMIEKALEEWQEFQQEVINMDEEKMLGEFGDLLFAFVNIARHYKLDPEEALRSTNEKFMGRFLYMEAKVAEMNKEMQDLSLEQLDVLWEEAKQTER is encoded by the coding sequence GTGAGTGGAATCATTACTATTTTAGGATTAGGTGCTGGTGAATTAGATCAGCTGACGATGGGCGTATACCGAAAGATAAAAGTAGCAGACCATATGTTTGTTAGAACGAAGGAGCACCCGGTTATAGAAGAGTTGGAGAAAGAAGGTATAAAATATACGGCTTTCGACAATATATATGAAGCGCATGATACATTTGAAATTGTATATGAAACAATTGCGAATACATTGCTAGAACAAGCTGAAGGTGCAGAAATTATTTATGCTGTTCCAGGTCATCCGCTAGTAGCAGAAAGAACAGTTCAGCTACTTTTAGAAAAAGGAGAAGTAGCAAATGTTGAAGTGCGAATTGAAGGTGGACAAAGTTTCCTTGATCCAATGTTCGCAAGTTTAAAAATCGATCCGATTGAAGGATTCCAATTAATTGATGCTACATCATTTGAAAGAGGGCAATTAGAATTACGTCAACATTTAATCTTTTGCCAAGTGTATGATGCGTTCGTTGCTTCAGATGTGAAGTTAACATTAATGGAAATATTGCCAGATGATTATGAAGTGTATATCGTAACAGCTGCAGGAACTTCGTTTGAACAAGTCAAAAAGGTACCGTTGTACATGTTAGATCATGAAACAGAATTGAATAATTTAACGAGTGTGTATGTACCACCAGTTCAGGAACGTGCATCCTTGTATCAACAGTTTGATGTACTGAGAGAAATTATTGCAGACCTTCGTGGACCGAATGGTTGTCCGTGGGATAAAAAGCAAACACATCAATCTTTAAAGAAGTATTTAATTGAGGAAGCTTATGAAGTATTGGAAGCAATTGATGAAGAGGACGATGATCACTTAGTAGAAGAGCTAGGTGATATATTATTACAAGTCATGCTTCATGCCCAAATTGGAGAGGATGAAGGTTGGTTCTCCATCGATGATATTATTCGAACTTTATCGGAGAAAATGGTTCGTCGTCATCCACATGTGTTTGGAAATACAGATGTAAATAATGCTGAAGAAGTCATTGCGAATTGGGAAGGAATTAAAAAACAAGAAAAGGGATTCGTAAAAGAATCTGTTTTAACTGGAATTCCAAAAAGTTTGCCGCAATTAATGCGTGCCTACGAAATTCAGAAGAAAGCTGGAAAGGTTGGATTTGATTGGGTTGATGTACAGCCAATGATAGAGAAAGCCCTAGAAGAATGGCAAGAATTCCAGCAAGAAGTTATAAATATGGATGAGGAAAAGATGCTAGGTGAATTTGGCGATTTACTATTTGCATTTGTTAACATAGCTCGTCATTATAAATTAGATCCAGAAGAAGCATTACGTTCAACTAATGAGAAATTTATGGGGCGTTTTTTATACATGGAAGCAAAAGTAGCTGAAATGAATAAAGAAATGCAAGATCTGTCATTAGAACAGTTGGATGTTTTATGGGAAGAGGCAAAGCAAACAGAGCGTTAA
- a CDS encoding RNA-binding S4 domain-containing protein gives MRLDKFLKVSRLIKRRTLAKEVSDQGRISINGQVAKASSDVKVADELTIRFGQKIVTVKVNELKETTKKEDAANMYSLVREEKVKAEEGLF, from the coding sequence ATGCGTCTAGATAAATTTTTGAAAGTGTCACGTTTAATTAAAAGAAGAACATTAGCAAAAGAAGTATCTGATCAAGGAAGAATATCTATCAATGGTCAAGTCGCAAAAGCGAGTTCAGATGTGAAAGTGGCTGATGAATTAACAATTCGTTTCGGTCAAAAAATAGTAACGGTGAAAGTAAATGAATTGAAAGAAACAACAAAAAAAGAAGATGCAGCAAATATGTATAGCCTAGTTCGCGAAGAAAAAGTAAAAGCAGAAGAGGGCTTGTTCTAA
- the yabP gene encoding sporulation protein YabP, giving the protein MNNGYSPMSSNQQNVSVEHDIIMRGRRVIDITGVKQVESFDSEEFLLETVMGFLTIRGQNLQMKNLDVEKGVVSIKGKIHEMLYIDENQGEKTKGFFSKLFK; this is encoded by the coding sequence GTGAATAATGGTTACTCACCTATGTCTTCTAATCAACAAAATGTTTCTGTAGAGCATGATATTATTATGCGTGGTAGGCGTGTGATCGATATTACTGGTGTAAAACAAGTAGAGAGTTTTGATAGCGAAGAATTTTTACTCGAGACTGTGATGGGTTTTTTAACAATTCGTGGACAAAACTTGCAAATGAAGAATTTAGATGTGGAAAAAGGTGTTGTATCGATTAAAGGCAAGATTCATGAGATGTTGTATATTGATGAGAATCAAGGGGAGAAAACTAAAGGCTTCTTTAGTAAGTTGTTTAAATGA
- the yabQ gene encoding spore cortex biosynthesis protein YabQ yields the protein MSLTIQLYTMLSMIGMGAWIGASLDTYQRFLKRQERKRWLVFIHDILFWVVQALFVFYVLLLVNEAELRIYVFLALLCGFAAYQSLLKALYMRLLNFLIYIFVQTTHFFVRIIQLLMIKPVIIIAQLFITFILFLFRILLSIGHVLWKMVIWILLFIWKVFFWPVRFIALLIWKLLPNRVKLFIMKHVGFLQYIAKLKGHIFQLWERIKKKLGGPRK from the coding sequence ATGAGTCTAACAATTCAGTTGTATACAATGCTTTCGATGATCGGAATGGGTGCTTGGATTGGAGCATCATTAGATACATACCAACGTTTTTTAAAGCGTCAGGAACGTAAACGTTGGCTTGTATTTATACATGATATACTATTTTGGGTTGTCCAAGCATTATTCGTTTTTTATGTATTACTTCTCGTAAATGAAGCTGAACTACGTATATATGTATTTTTGGCATTATTATGTGGTTTTGCGGCATATCAAAGCTTATTGAAAGCACTATACATGAGGTTGTTAAATTTTCTCATCTATATTTTTGTGCAAACAACACATTTTTTTGTTCGAATTATACAGCTACTCATGATAAAACCTGTTATTATTATAGCGCAGCTATTTATTACATTTATATTATTCTTATTTCGTATACTGCTTTCAATTGGACATGTGTTATGGAAAATGGTGATTTGGATATTACTTTTCATATGGAAAGTTTTTTTCTGGCCTGTTCGATTTATTGCTTTGCTCATATGGAAACTTCTCCCTAATCGTGTTAAACTTTTTATAATGAAACATGTAGGGTTCCTGCAATATATAGCAAAATTGAAGGGACACATCTTCCAACTATGGGAGCGTATAAAAAAGAAGTTAGGGGGACCTCGGAAATGA
- the divIC gene encoding cell division protein DivIC produces the protein MRELRQRTIEKQSPNPVKEHIIQTDENRKRLYRRLAVFLVFAFTIIASISVTFYQQNSSIKAKEAKVKDMKKELDSLTNKEKSLKDEVQKLNDEEYVLKIARRDYFFSGKGEIIFPVSK, from the coding sequence ATGAGGGAACTGAGACAAAGAACAATCGAAAAACAGAGTCCAAATCCTGTTAAAGAGCATATAATACAAACGGATGAGAACAGGAAGCGACTTTATCGCCGTTTAGCGGTTTTTCTTGTCTTTGCTTTTACAATTATTGCGAGTATTAGTGTAACTTTTTATCAACAAAACAGTTCCATTAAAGCAAAAGAAGCAAAAGTTAAGGACATGAAAAAAGAACTAGATTCATTAACGAATAAAGAAAAAAGTCTAAAAGACGAAGTTCAAAAGTTAAATGATGAAGAGTACGTATTAAAGATTGCTAGAAGGGATTATTTCTTCTCCGGAAAAGGGGAGATAATTTTTCCTGTTTCTAAGTAA
- a CDS encoding S1 domain-containing RNA-binding protein, whose translation MSIEVGSKLQGKVTGITNFGAFVELPEGLTGLVHISEVADNYVKDINDHLKVGDQVEVKVINVEKDGKIGLSIKKAKEREKTEGDRPRGEYQRGGDQQRSGRPQRNNRSFNRDNRGGGNDRAPKETFEQKMARFLKDSEDRLTSLKRNTESKRGGRGARRG comes from the coding sequence ATGTCAATCGAGGTAGGCAGCAAGTTACAGGGTAAAGTAACAGGTATTACAAATTTTGGGGCTTTTGTGGAGCTGCCAGAAGGCTTAACGGGTCTTGTTCATATTAGTGAAGTTGCTGATAATTATGTGAAAGATATTAATGATCACTTAAAAGTGGGCGACCAAGTAGAAGTAAAAGTTATTAATGTTGAAAAAGATGGGAAAATTGGTCTATCTATTAAAAAAGCGAAAGAACGTGAAAAAACAGAAGGAGATCGTCCACGCGGTGAATACCAACGCGGTGGTGATCAACAACGTTCTGGACGTCCACAACGTAATAATCGCTCTTTCAACAGAGATAATCGCGGTGGCGGTAACGACCGAGCTCCAAAAGAAACATTTGAGCAAAAGATGGCACGCTTCTTAAAGGATAGCGAAGATCGTTTAACTTCTTTAAAGCGTAACACAGAGTCTAAACGTGGTGGCCGTGGCGCACGTCGCGGATAA
- the spoIIE gene encoding stage II sporulation protein E encodes MPKAGRNTMNTSALAINESQLGGIKWTSKLRMKFEQVFFRWGFIIVVIGFLLGRAYILTNILPFALPFFAAVYVMKRDKMPLAFLALMGGALSVSIDNLFFTFASIFTFFIYNIFFSRFTRKTVGLVPFQVFISALTAHLVVVYFAQQTITMYDLLVSTIEAGLSFVLTMIFLQSVPLLVERKGKQQALETEEIVCLIILLASVLTGTTDWFVYDASIQHIFTRYLVLVFAFIAGAATGSTVGVVTGLILSLANVSSLSQLSLLAFSGLLGGLLKEGKRLGVSLGLLIGTSLITLYVDKQTNIVTTLIESGVAIVFFLLTPKLVLDRIAKFMPGTQEHSQDQQQYLRRMRDVTANKINQFANVFAALSNSFSVYGYVEEEDKETEADLFLSTITAKTCQTCFKKDQCWVVNFDKTYDYMKQIMSETEEGTLQHNRKLVREWDKHCVRGKKVTDLVAGELDHFYEGQKLRKQMKENRRIVAEQLLGVSKVMEDFAQEIQRERENHQVQEEQILQAFRDFGVEVEHVDIYCLDRGSIDIEMLIPAASNEHGECEKLVAPMLSDILKENIVVKHEEKSSYPNGHSLISFGSAKTYSLDTGLATAAKGGGFVSGDSYAMMDLSVGKYALAISDGMGNGQRAHMESKETVKLLQKILQSGIDEEIAIKSINSILSLRTTEEMFTTLDLAMVDLRDANAKFLKIGSTPSFVKRANNILKIEASNLPMGIIEDVEVDVVGEQLKTGDILIMMSDGIFEGAQHVENHELWMKRKIKELQTEDPQEIADIIMEEVIRSCDGYINDDMTIVVAKVKKNMPKWATIPIVGMQAQ; translated from the coding sequence ATGCCTAAAGCAGGAAGGAATACTATGAATACAAGTGCATTGGCAATAAATGAAAGTCAGCTTGGAGGAATAAAGTGGACGAGTAAGTTGCGAATGAAGTTTGAACAAGTTTTCTTTAGATGGGGATTTATTATTGTTGTTATTGGTTTTCTTTTGGGAAGAGCGTATATATTAACAAACATTTTACCGTTTGCATTACCGTTTTTCGCTGCCGTTTATGTTATGAAGCGAGATAAAATGCCGCTCGCATTCCTAGCTTTAATGGGAGGAGCACTTTCAGTTTCGATAGATAATTTATTTTTTACTTTCGCGTCTATCTTTACTTTCTTCATTTATAATATCTTCTTTAGTCGGTTTACACGTAAAACTGTTGGACTTGTACCATTCCAAGTATTTATCTCCGCATTAACCGCACATTTAGTTGTTGTATATTTTGCACAGCAAACTATCACCATGTACGATTTGCTCGTTAGCACGATTGAAGCGGGGCTTAGTTTCGTATTAACGATGATATTTTTACAAAGTGTTCCGCTCTTAGTAGAAAGGAAAGGGAAACAACAAGCATTAGAGACAGAAGAAATTGTTTGTTTAATTATATTACTAGCATCTGTTTTAACAGGTACGACGGATTGGTTTGTATATGACGCTTCTATTCAACATATTTTCACTAGATATTTAGTGTTAGTATTTGCCTTCATCGCCGGCGCTGCTACAGGATCCACAGTTGGGGTTGTCACCGGCTTAATATTAAGTTTAGCGAATGTGTCCAGTTTGTCTCAGCTTAGCCTTCTTGCTTTTTCTGGATTGCTTGGAGGGTTATTGAAAGAAGGGAAGCGTCTAGGCGTTAGTTTAGGTTTGTTAATTGGGACAAGCTTAATTACATTATATGTAGATAAGCAAACGAACATTGTAACAACTTTAATTGAATCAGGTGTGGCAATTGTTTTCTTTTTATTAACACCGAAACTTGTTCTGGATCGCATTGCTAAATTTATGCCGGGAACACAAGAGCATTCACAAGATCAACAACAATATTTAAGAAGAATGCGCGATGTTACAGCGAACAAAATTAATCAATTTGCAAATGTGTTTGCGGCTTTATCTAATAGCTTTTCTGTATATGGTTATGTGGAGGAGGAAGATAAAGAAACAGAGGCAGATTTATTTTTAAGTACAATTACTGCGAAAACATGTCAAACGTGCTTTAAAAAGGATCAATGCTGGGTGGTTAATTTTGACAAAACGTATGATTATATGAAACAAATAATGAGTGAAACGGAAGAAGGAACACTGCAGCATAATCGGAAGTTAGTTCGTGAATGGGACAAGCATTGTGTGAGAGGTAAGAAAGTAACAGATTTAGTAGCCGGTGAATTAGATCACTTTTATGAGGGACAAAAATTACGAAAACAAATGAAAGAAAATCGCAGAATAGTAGCGGAGCAATTATTAGGCGTATCAAAAGTTATGGAGGATTTCGCACAGGAAATACAAAGAGAGCGAGAAAATCATCAAGTACAGGAAGAACAAATTTTGCAAGCGTTTCGTGATTTTGGCGTCGAAGTGGAGCATGTTGATATTTATTGTTTAGATAGAGGGAGCATTGATATTGAGATGTTAATTCCGGCTGCATCTAATGAGCATGGTGAGTGCGAAAAATTAGTTGCGCCGATGCTTTCGGATATTCTAAAAGAAAATATTGTCGTTAAACATGAAGAAAAGTCTTCTTATCCAAATGGTCACAGTTTAATATCATTTGGTTCAGCAAAGACGTATTCTCTTGATACGGGATTGGCTACAGCTGCAAAAGGCGGTGGGTTTGTTTCGGGGGATTCTTATGCGATGATGGATTTGAGTGTGGGTAAATATGCACTTGCGATTAGTGACGGTATGGGAAATGGGCAACGAGCTCATATGGAGAGTAAGGAAACGGTAAAATTATTACAAAAGATACTTCAATCAGGTATTGATGAGGAAATAGCAATTAAATCGATCAATTCAATTCTTTCTTTAAGAACGACAGAAGAGATGTTTACAACACTGGATTTGGCGATGGTAGATTTACGGGATGCGAATGCGAAATTTTTAAAGATCGGATCGACGCCGAGTTTTGTTAAACGCGCAAATAATATTTTGAAAATTGAAGCAAGTAATTTGCCAATGGGGATCATTGAAGATGTTGAGGTTGATGTAGTGGGTGAGCAATTAAAAACGGGCGATATTCTTATTATGATGAGCGATGGTATTTTTGAAGGAGCGCAGCATGTGGAGAACCATGAATTATGGATGAAACGAAAAATTAAGGAACTGCAAACCGAGGACCCGCAAGAAATTGCTGATATCATTATGGAAGAAGTGATTCGTTCTTGTGATGGTTATATAAATGACGATATGACAATTGTTGTGGCGAAAGTAAAGAAGAATATGCCGAAGTGGGCTACGATTCCAATTGTAGGAATGCAGGCGCAATAA
- the hpt gene encoding hypoxanthine phosphoribosyltransferase, whose product MMNQDIEKVLISEEQIQEKVRELGAIIAEDYKNTVPLAIGVLKGAMPFMADLLKRTDTYLEMDFMAVSSYGHSTVSTGEVKILKDLDTSVEGRDILIVEDIIDSGLTLSYLVDLFKYRKAKSVKIVTLLDKPTGRKVDLKADYVGFTVPHEFVVGYGLDYKEQYRNLPYVGVLKPSVYSN is encoded by the coding sequence ATGATGAATCAAGATATCGAAAAAGTATTAATTTCTGAAGAACAAATACAAGAAAAGGTGCGCGAATTAGGTGCAATTATTGCAGAGGATTATAAAAACACAGTACCTCTTGCAATTGGTGTATTAAAAGGCGCAATGCCATTCATGGCAGATTTATTAAAGAGAACAGATACATATCTTGAAATGGATTTTATGGCTGTATCTAGTTACGGTCACTCTACTGTTTCAACAGGCGAAGTGAAAATTTTAAAAGATCTTGATACTTCTGTAGAAGGTCGCGATATTTTAATCGTTGAGGATATTATTGATAGCGGTCTTACGCTAAGTTACTTAGTGGACCTATTTAAATATCGTAAAGCGAAGTCTGTAAAAATTGTTACGTTATTAGACAAACCAACAGGCCGCAAGGTAGATTTGAAAGCGGATTATGTTGGATTTACTGTCCCACATGAGTTTGTTGTAGGATATGGATTAGATTATAAAGAGCAGTACCGTAATCTTCCTTATGTAGGAGTATTAAAACCAAGCGTTTACTCAAATTAA
- the ftsH gene encoding ATP-dependent zinc metalloprotease FtsH produces MNRIFRNTIFYLLIFLVVIGIVSYFNGSTQKTTSVSYDKFITKLEKGEVRNVQLQPKNGVFEVKGQFNTSSQGEQFVTYAPNTEELQKKINDKAQGAEVKYQPAEETSAWVTFFTSIIPFVIIFILFFFLLNQAQGGGSRVMNFGKSKAKLYNDEKKKVRFRDVAGADEEKQELVEVVEFLKDPRKFAEVGARIPKGVLLVGPPGTGKTLLARAVAGEAGVPFFSISGSDFVEMFVGVGASRVRDLFENAKKNAPCIIFIDEIDAVGRQRGAGLGGGHDEREQTLNQLLVEMDGFGANEGIIIIAATNRPDILDPALLRPGRFDRQITVDRPDVNGREAVLKVHARNKPLDDHINLRAIATRTPGFSGADLENLLNEAALVAARQDKKKIDMSDIDEATDRVIAGPAKKSRVISEKERNIVAFHEAGHTVIGVVLDEADIVHKVTIVPRGQAGGYAVMLPKEDRYFMTKPELLDKITGLLGGRVAEEIVFGEASTGAHNDFQRATGIARRMVTEFGMSDKLGPMQFGSSQGGQVFLGRDFHSEQNYSDAIAHEIDVEMQTIIKECYARAKQILTEKRDKLDIIAKTLLEVETLDAEQINHLYDYGRLPERPTSSDDVKVNINMKKDDEDVEDK; encoded by the coding sequence ATGAATCGTATCTTCCGTAATACCATCTTTTATTTACTGATATTCCTAGTAGTAATTGGAATCGTGAGCTATTTTAATGGTTCAACGCAAAAAACGACATCAGTTAGCTACGATAAATTCATTACTAAACTAGAAAAAGGTGAAGTGCGCAATGTGCAACTTCAACCGAAAAATGGTGTGTTTGAGGTAAAAGGACAATTTAATACTTCTAGCCAAGGAGAACAATTTGTTACTTATGCACCAAATACTGAGGAATTACAAAAGAAAATTAATGATAAAGCGCAAGGTGCTGAAGTTAAGTATCAACCAGCAGAAGAAACAAGTGCTTGGGTAACCTTCTTTACTTCTATCATTCCGTTTGTCATTATCTTCATTTTATTCTTCTTCTTATTAAACCAAGCTCAAGGCGGCGGTAGCCGTGTTATGAACTTCGGGAAAAGTAAGGCGAAGTTATATAATGACGAAAAGAAAAAAGTTCGTTTCAGAGATGTTGCTGGAGCGGATGAAGAGAAACAAGAGCTTGTTGAGGTAGTTGAATTCTTGAAAGATCCTCGTAAGTTTGCTGAAGTTGGTGCCCGTATTCCTAAGGGTGTTCTGTTAGTGGGACCTCCAGGTACAGGTAAAACTTTATTAGCACGTGCTGTTGCAGGTGAAGCTGGCGTTCCGTTCTTCTCTATCAGTGGTTCTGACTTCGTAGAGATGTTTGTCGGTGTCGGTGCATCCCGTGTACGTGATTTATTCGAAAATGCAAAGAAAAATGCTCCTTGTATCATTTTCATTGATGAAATTGATGCAGTAGGACGTCAACGTGGCGCAGGTCTTGGTGGTGGCCATGATGAGCGTGAGCAAACGCTGAACCAATTACTTGTTGAAATGGATGGATTCGGTGCAAACGAAGGTATTATTATCATCGCTGCAACAAACCGTCCCGATATTCTTGATCCAGCATTATTACGTCCAGGTCGTTTTGACCGTCAAATTACAGTAGATCGTCCAGATGTAAATGGTCGTGAAGCTGTACTTAAAGTACATGCTCGTAATAAACCGCTTGATGATCATATTAACTTAAGAGCAATTGCAACTCGTACACCAGGGTTCTCTGGTGCCGATCTTGAAAACTTATTAAACGAAGCTGCTTTAGTAGCTGCGCGTCAAGATAAGAAGAAAATTGATATGAGTGACATTGATGAAGCGACGGATCGTGTTATTGCAGGTCCAGCTAAGAAAAGTCGTGTTATCTCTGAAAAAGAACGTAATATCGTTGCATTCCATGAAGCTGGCCATACTGTAATTGGTGTTGTCCTTGATGAAGCAGATATCGTTCATAAAGTAACAATTGTCCCTCGTGGTCAAGCTGGTGGATATGCAGTAATGCTTCCGAAAGAAGATCGTTACTTCATGACAAAACCAGAGTTACTTGATAAAATCACTGGTTTACTTGGTGGTCGAGTAGCTGAAGAGATTGTGTTTGGTGAAGCAAGCACAGGTGCTCACAACGACTTCCAACGTGCGACTGGTATTGCAAGACGTATGGTTACGGAGTTCGGTATGAGTGATAAGCTTGGACCGATGCAATTCGGTAGCTCGCAAGGTGGTCAAGTGTTCTTAGGAAGAGACTTCCATTCAGAACAAAACTACAGTGATGCAATTGCACATGAAATCGATGTGGAAATGCAAACGATTATAAAAGAATGTTATGCCCGCGCGAAACAAATTCTTACTGAAAAACGTGATAAGCTAGATATTATTGCGAAAACGTTACTTGAAGTAGAAACGTTAGATGCAGAGCAAATTAATCATTTATATGATTACGGCAGATTGCCAGAGCGCCCAACATCTTCAGATGATGTAAAAGTAAACATCAATATGAAGAAGGACGATGAAGACGTAGAAGATAAGTAA